The DNA region TGCCTTCGATGCCGAGTACGGGCTGTTAGGCGCATACGGTGTGGTTTCGGAGAACGCAGGATCCTCGTTGCTCAGCGTGCCATACACTTCGTCGGTGGAGACGTGGAGGAATCGGAAGCTGTCTTTTTTGTCACCTTCCAACCCTTCGTAATAAGCCTTCACCGCCTGCAACAGACGGAATGTTCCTACGAAGTTGGTCTGGATGAAATCCTCCGGCCCGTCGATCGAGCGGTCGACATGCGACTCCGCCGCCAGGTGCATCACCCCGTCGATCTCGTAGGTCTTAAGCAACTCGAGCATCTTGGCTTCGTCCATGATGTCGGCCTGCACAAAGACGTGGCGCTTGTCGCCATCAAGGTCGGCCAGGCTTGAGAGGTTGCCCGCGTAAGTCAGCTTGTCCACGTTGACCACGGTGCCAACGGCCACGCCGGTCTCTGCCTCCGCCTTTTGCAGGAGGAAGTGAACGAGGTTAGATCCGATGAATCCGGCACCGCCGGTCACAAGAATATTCATGGCGCTACCCTACGGATTCCTTTGATAAATGCAATGTTTTGAAAGATCCCGCATCACTCGGACGTCCGCGCCCACGATTCGGGAATGACATCGCAACGGATCCACGTTATCCCATTGCCCATGTTGCGCACCGCATTCGTCCTCGGAGCAGGCCTCGGCACACGCCTCCGCCCACTCACCAACAACCGGCCAAAACCTCTGGTCCCGGTGAACGGAAAACCACTCATCACCTTCGCCTTCGACCACTTGATCGCGGAGCTCAGTGTCGAACGCTTCATCGTCAACACCCACCACTGCCCGGAGGCCTACCAGGACGCCTTCCCCGACAAATCCTACCGCGGACGCCAGATCCTGCTGCGCCACGAGCCTACGCTGCTCGACAGCGGCGGCGGCATCTCCAATATCCGCGACCTGCTCGGCCCTCAGGACGACTCGCTCGCCATCTACAATGGCGACATCCTCGCCGACTTCCCATTGGCCGATGCCTTCCGCGCCCATGCTAAGTCCGGTGGCACCACACTCGTCGTCCGCACCGATGGCGAATCGCGCAACCTCACCATCGATGCCAACAGCCACGACCTGGTCGACGCCCGCCACATTCTAAAAGGGGAGGGTAGGGTGCTCCCGGCCGATGCCTTGGCCACTCAGTTCACCGGCGTCTATTTCATGGACGCCGCCGCCCTCGCCGCCCTGCCTGCGCCAGGCAATGGCTTCTCAATCGTCGACACATGGCTCGACCAGATCCGCCAGGGCGCCCCGCCTCACACCCACATCGCCGACAGCGGCGATTGGTTCGACCTCGGCACCCTCGACGCTCTCGATGCCGCCAGCACGTTCCTCCAGCACGGCCGCTTCCCTCGCTACGGGGGCTAGGCTCACGCAGAGACGCGGAGACGCAGAGCGAGTTCAGCTCCGGCGGAGGGGAAGGGGACAGCGGTCGCCGGTGGTCGCAGTTTTTTTCCACAGATTGGCAGGATGGGGAGGATTTCATGTGGGCTGCTGTGAATCGCTCGCAAGACGTCAACCACACGGCGACCATTCCCCGATGGACCAACGGCACTCCTGCCGTTGACGCCTAAGGCCCCGTCATCAGTTCAGCTGCCAAACCATGCACGCGCAGCGCTGGGGGGGACGACATTCCTGTCGTCGATAGGGTAGGCTCACGCAAAGACCCGAAGATCCCGAAGAGCGGTCAGCTCCGACGGAGGGGCAGGGGACATCGGTCACCGCCGGTCGCGTTTTTTCCACAGATTGGCAAGATGAATGGGATTTTTGGAGGGTTGTGGTGAACCGCTCAGAATGACCTGAACATCACGCCAACCATTCCTCGCTGGACCAACGGCACTCCTGCCGTTGCTCGTGACGCTCCGCCATCCGTTCGACGCTCGAGCCGGCATACACCGAGCGCCGCAAATCCGATAGAGATTTGGATAAGGATCGACGAGCCATGCACGCGCAGCGCTGGGGGGACGGCATTCCTGCCGTCGATAGGGTAGGCTCACGCAAAGACCCGAAGATCCCGAAGAGCGGCCAGCTCCGGCGGAGGGGCAGGGGACATCGGTCACCGCCGGTCGCGTTTTTTTCCACAGATTGGCAAGATGAATGGGATTTTTGGAGGGTTGTGGTGAACCGCTCAGAATGACCTGAACATCACGCCAACCATTCCTCGCTGGACCAACGGCACTCCTGCCGTTGCTCGTGACGCTCCGCCATCCGTTCGACGCTCGAGCCGGCCTACATCGACCGCCGCAGATCCGATAGAGATTTGGATAAGGATAAGGACCGGTGAACCATGCACGCGCAGCGCTGGGGGGGACGACATTCTTGTCGTCGATAGGGTAGGCTCACGCAAAGACCCGAAGATCCCGAAGAGCGGCCAGCTCCGGCGGAGGGAAAGGGGGAACGGCCACCACCAGTCGCGAGTGAACGAACGATTAAAGCGCCCTCCTTATCTTTATCCTTATCCAAATCTTTATCGGAGCGTAGCGATCATCGACTCGGATACCGATACCGATACCGATACCGATATCGATATCGACAGACATCACCCCACGCGATTCGGCCGCTCATCTAATTCACACAAGCAAACAATCTACACCTTGAAAATATTCAGGCGCAGTGGGGGATAAAACGGCCGTGTAGAAACGTGCATCATTCCCTTTGCTTTTCCGTGCGGGCTTTCTACCTTGCTCGAACGTCAGACTTCAGGGTTATGCCAAAGGACACCAGCATTAAGAAAATTCTCGTGATCGGCTCCGGCCCGATCGTCATTGGTCAGGGATGCGAATTCGATTACTCCGGAGTGCAAGCGTGTAAAGCGCTGGCCGAAGAGGGGTATGAGGTGATGCTCGTCAACTCCAACCCGGCGACCATCATGACCGACCCTGAGTTCGCGGCCCGCACGTTCATCGAGCCGATCACTCCAGAGGTGGTGGAAAAGATCATCGCTCGTGAGAAGCCAGACGCGCTGCTTCCGACTCTCGGTGGCCAGACCGCTCTCAACACATCGATGACCCTCTTCAAGAACGGCGTCCTCGATAAATACAACGTGCGCATGATCGGCGCCAACGCCGACGCCATCGACAAGGGCGAAGACCGCGACCGCTTCAAGCAGGCGATGCTCAAGATCGGTCTCGACGTGGCACGCTCGGACGTCGCCCACACCATGGAAGAGGCACACGAAGTGGCCGCTAAAATTGGTAACTTCCCGATCATCATCCGCCCGGCATTCACCCTCGGCGGCAGCGGCGGCGGCATCGCCTACAACCGCGAAGAGTTCGAAGAGATCGTCGCCCGTGGCCTCGACCTCTCGCCTGTCGACGAAGTGCTCGTCGAAGAATCCCTGCTCGGCTGGAAAGAGTACGAGTTCGAGGTGATGCGCGACTGCAAGGACAACTGCGTGGTCATCTGCTCGATCGAAAACCTCGACCCAATGGGTGTCCACACCGGTGACTCCATCACCGTGGCTCCTGCCCAGACCCTGACCGACCGCGAGTACCAGATCCTCCGCGACCAGTCGTTCGCCGTGATTCGCGAGATCGGCGTTGAGACCGGTGGCTCGAACATTCAGTTCTCGGTCAACCCGGAAGACGGCCGCGTGATCGTCATCGAGATGAACCCACGTGTGAGCCGCTCGTCGGCACTGGCCTCGAAGGCCACAGGCTTCCCGATCGCCAAGATCGCCGCCAAGCTCGCCGTCGGATACACCCTCGACGAACTGCCAAACGACATCACCCGCGAGACCCCGGCCTCATTCGAGCCGACCATCGACTACGTCGTCACCAAGCTGCCACGCTTCACCTTCGAGAAGTTCAAGGAAGCCGACAGCACACTCACCACCCAGATGAAGAGTGTCGGTGAGGCCATGGCCATCGGCCGTACCTTCAAGGAGTCGCTCCAGAAGGCACTGCGCTCGCTCGAAACCGGACGCGCCGGTCTCCTCGGCGACGGCAAGGACTTCCCGACCGATGACAAGCAGCTCATCACCAGCCACCTGACCCGCCCGAACGCGGAGCGTATCTTCTGGCTTGCCGCTGCCTTCCAGGCTGGCTTCACGCAGGAAGAGATTTTCGACCTCACCGCGATCGACCCATGGTTCCTCCAGCACATCGAGGAACTGGTGGAAGC from Sulfuriroseicoccus oceanibius includes:
- a CDS encoding sugar phosphate nucleotidyltransferase, with product MLRTAFVLGAGLGTRLRPLTNNRPKPLVPVNGKPLITFAFDHLIAELSVERFIVNTHHCPEAYQDAFPDKSYRGRQILLRHEPTLLDSGGGISNIRDLLGPQDDSLAIYNGDILADFPLADAFRAHAKSGGTTLVVRTDGESRNLTIDANSHDLVDARHILKGEGRVLPADALATQFTGVYFMDAAALAALPAPGNGFSIVDTWLDQIRQGAPPHTHIADSGDWFDLGTLDALDAASTFLQHGRFPRYGG